A stretch of DNA from Micromonospora sp. NBC_01813:
CGGCGAGATCGTGCTACGGGTGTTCCTCTACGCGCTGCCGATGCTCGCCGTGCTCAGTGCGGTCATGCTCGGTCGGCTGGTGCGGTCCACCCGCCGCCCGGCCGCGGTCGCCCTCGCCGTGCTACTCGGGCTGGGTGCCATCGGTCTGACCGCGGTACGCGGCGCGAACACCGCTTTCGAGCGCAACCCCGCCGATGTGGTGGCGACGGCGTACCGGATCGTCGGCGAGGCGCCGACCGGGAGCACCGTCTGGCCGCTGTTTACCGACGGCACGCTACGGGCGACGCGGGTCGGGCAGGTCTGGTCGGCCGACATCGCCGGCGGTGACGGCACGGCGTTCCAGCGGCTGCTACGCGCCGAGCCGGACTATGTGGTTCTGACCCGGTCCCGGCAGCAGTACGAGCACATCGTCAACGGGGCGCTGCCCACCTGGTTCGACACCGTCGCCCGGCAACTCGTCGTCACTGGTCGCTACCAGGTCATCGAGCGGTCGGCCAACGTGACCGTGCTCGCCCGGATCGACGACACGGCGCAGCGGAGGCCAGAGTGAGTCAACTGCAACTGGTGACCGGGCCGGTGACCGGGGCGGCGGTCGTCGCGGCGCTCGCCGTCTACGCCGCGTCGGTGCTGCTACGCGAACGGCGCGGCGGCGGGGCACGGGTCACCGACCTGGCGACGTCCCGGCCCTACCTGACCGCGATGTTCGTTCTCGCCGGAATGGTCGGCGTGGTATTGCTGGTGCTACGGCTGGGGGCGCTGTCGTGAAACGGATGCTGGTCACTGGCGCCGCCGTGCTGCTCACGATCGCGGTGGCGCTCGGCGGAACACTCGCCGGCCGATGGACCCCGCAGTTGTCGCAGTTGCGTACCGGGGATCCGGAGCTGGTGCAACGGGCCGCGCCGTTGCTGACCGGGGTGCGGCACGCGGCGTCGGTCTGCTACGCCACCGATGAGGACATCCGGTACGCGCACTTCGGATCCGACGAGCGGAAGCGCTACGAGATCGCCTCACTGACCAAGACCTTCACCGGCGAACTGCTGGCCGACTCCGTCGCCCGGGGCGAAGTCCGCCTCGACACCCGGGTCGGCGACCTGCTCGATCTCGGCGACGCCCCGATCGCCGACGCGACCCTGCAGGACCTGGCGACCTACCGCTCCGGGCTGGGCGAATGGGGCGACGACACCCGCGACGATACCCTCCGCCGCTGGTGGGTGGAGGACGTCCGGGCCGGCACCGTCCACGACATCGACCTACCCGAACTTCTCGACCGCGCCCGGCAGGATCCGCTGTCCACCCGAGGGCTGTTCGCCTACTCGAACATCGGGATAGCACTGCTCGGGCATGCGCTCGCCGCCGCTGCGGACATCGACTACCCGACCCTGCTGCGGCAGCGGCTGATCGAGCCACTGGAACTGGTCGACACCCGGCTGGGCACCTCTGAGTACCACAACCGCCCGCGTGGCTTCGCCGAGAACGGCCGGCGCAGCCCGCCGTGGAACCTCGGTGCCTACGCCCCGGCCGGGTCCGGGATCTCCACGATCGCCGACATGTGCCGCTACGCCCAACGGCTGGTCACCGCCGACACCGAGGAGGCGGTCGAGGAAGGGCTGCCCGTCGCGCGGATGGTGGCCGATGGTGGTGACGGCGACGGTGTCGGGCTCGGCTGGTACGTGCGGCGCAACGAGGACGGTCCGGTTGCCTGGAAAACCGGACGGACCGGCGGGTTCGCCAGCATGATCGCCATTGCCGACGGTCGGGCCGTGGTCGTCCTCAGCGACACCGCCAGCCCCGTCGACGACCTGGTGTGGGACCTGATCGACCGTGCGCCCTGAGCCGCCGCCGGTCAGCGTCGTCATGCCGGTCCGGGACGCGGCCGACTATCTGCCGCAGGCGCTGGCGCAGTTGGCCGCGATCGAGGGACCACACGAAATC
This window harbors:
- a CDS encoding serine hydrolase domain-containing protein; the encoded protein is MLVTGAAVLLTIAVALGGTLAGRWTPQLSQLRTGDPELVQRAAPLLTGVRHAASVCYATDEDIRYAHFGSDERKRYEIASLTKTFTGELLADSVARGEVRLDTRVGDLLDLGDAPIADATLQDLATYRSGLGEWGDDTRDDTLRRWWVEDVRAGTVHDIDLPELLDRARQDPLSTRGLFAYSNIGIALLGHALAAAADIDYPTLLRQRLIEPLELVDTRLGTSEYHNRPRGFAENGRRSPPWNLGAYAPAGSGISTIADMCRYAQRLVTADTEEAVEEGLPVARMVADGGDGDGVGLGWYVRRNEDGPVAWKTGRTGGFASMIAIADGRAVVVLSDTASPVDDLVWDLIDRAP